The Paraburkholderia caffeinilytica genome segment CCGGAATCGATTCGATGATCTCGGCCTTGTACTTTTCGCCGATGCTCTTGAAGTAGTCCACGGCTTCGTCGCGCGACACCACACGGCGCGAGACCGGCTCGTCTTTCTTCGCGAGATCCTGCATGCGCTTTTCGATCTTCTCGAGATCTTCCGGCGTGAAAGGACGGCTATACGCGAAATCGTAGTAGAAGCCGTTGTCGATAACCGGACCGATCGTGACCTGCGCTTCCGGGAACAGATCCTTCACCGCGTACGCGAGCAGGTGCGCCGTGGAGTGGCGAATGATGTCGAGGCCGTCGGCGTCTTTCTCGGTGACGATCGCAAGCGCCACGTCGCGATCGATCAGTGCTGACGTGTCGACCAGCTCACCGTCGATCTTGCCGCCGAGCGCGGCCTTAGCGAGGCCAGGGCCGATCGATGCGGCCACTTCGGCGACGGTCACCGGATGCTCGTACTGTCGAACAGAACCGTCAGGCAGACGTATCGAAACCATTGCGTTCTCCGTGGTGCCGACCGGCGGCGGCACATACAACCAGGTCAAAAAACCAAAAAAAATGCGGCCCCGCTTTCGAGGGGCCGCATTCACATTTCCTGCTAACTACAGTGGCGAAAGTGGTCCTCGACTAGCGTCGCTCCGAAGTAGTTTCGGTCAACGTTCGCGGTGCCATAACCGTATTTGCCTTTTGCGCAGAAGCGCTTACTGCAGTTTGCGAAACCCCGGCAAAGCCGGAATTTCTCTTTCGTTGGTAGGCTCGATTGGACTCGAACCAACGACCCCCACCATGTCAAGGTGGTGCTCTAACCAGCTGAGCTACGAGCCTGAAGAAACGAGATTATATGGAGCGCCACACCGCTTGGCAAGTACTTTTATGCACCGACTTTAAATTTCTACTCGCATGCTCGAGCGCATCGAAGCGATGCCCGCGACGCCCGCCGGCGCCGGCCAACTCGCCCGTGCGTCAATTCTTGCGTGAAGCGCGCATCACGCCCGTTACTTCGCCGAGCAGCGTGCAGGCGCGCTGAATCTGCGCGGCGTTCGACACCTCGACCGTGAATTGCATGAACGCGGCGTTACGACGCGACTGCGTCTTCACGCCGATCACATTCATCTTCTCGCGCGCGAAAACCTCGGAGATATCGCGCAGCAGACCTTGCCGATCCGTGGCCTCGATGCTGAGGTCGACCGGATAGACCGATTGTCCGCGGCCGCTCATGACATCCGCCGACCATGCCGTTTGCAACACGCGCTCAGGCGCGCGATCGGCCATGCGCAGGAAGGTCGGGCAATCGCTGCGGTGAATCGACATGCCCTTGCCGCGCGTGACGAAGCCGCTGATGTCGTCCGGCGGCGCGGGACGGCAACAGCGCGCGAGTTGCGTGAGCAAGGCATCGACGCCGACCACCAGCACACCCGTGGAGGCCCCACGCGCGACGCTCGCGCCGCTGCTGCGCTTCTCGAACTGTTCCGGCGCTTCGACGACGGGCTCGGGCGGCGGCGCATCGTGCAACGCCTGCTCGACAAGCCGCAGGCTGAATTCTTCCTTGCCGACCACCGAGAACAGATCGTCAGTGGTCTTGAAGCCGAGCTTGGCGGCGAGCTGATCGAGATTGACCGACGTCTTGCCCTCGCGCTGCAGGGTTTTTTCGACCATCGCGCGACCGCTCGCGATGTGCTCCTGCACCTCGACCGCGTTGAACCACGCACGCACTTTCTGCCGTGCCCGATGGCTCTGCAGATACCCGAGTTGCGGGTTGAGCCAGTCACGCGACGGACCGCCCTCTTTCACCGCGACAATCTCGACGGTCTGACCGTTCTGCAGTGGCGTGTTCAACGGCACCATCGCGCCATCGACGCGCGCGCCGCGGCAGCGATGCCCCAGTTCGCTATGCAGGTGATACGCGAAGTCAACCGGTGTCGCGCCGTGCGGCAGCGGAATCACGCGTGCTTGCGGCGTGAGCACATAGATGTGATCGTCGTCGAGCGTGGCCTGGCGCAGTTGCTCCCACGGCTGCGCGGCGCGCTTCTCGCCGTGCTCGCCTTCGGAGACTTCGTCTTTCCACGCGAGCAGTTGCCGCAACCACGCAATCTTCTCGTCGTATTTCTCGTTGGCGCTGAACTGGCCGCCGTAACCCCGCGTACCCGCTTCCTTGTAGCGCCAATGCGCGGCCACGCCGTACTCGGCGAACTGATGCATTTCCTGCG includes the following:
- a CDS encoding RelA/SpoT family protein, which translates into the protein MTTEIVTSTPTPTPSFDEAMAFVREHAGEVRLSSGELLAEHAAGTASIMRRLNVDPPAVLAAALFALTPHLQDPERVIADNFGEEVAQLVGDVRKLLRLGTVSLRAAQNAMPEAGRDAQAARRAQVEALRKMLLAFAQDIRVVLIRLASRLQSLRYYAAAKITPSPDVARETLDIYAPLANRLGIWQLKWELEDLALRFEEPVTYKRIAKLLDEKRVERESYVAQAIERLQRELAAAQVQAEVSGRPKHIYSIWRKMRGKELDFAELYDVRAFRVIVPDIKDCYTVLGIVHNLWQPVPKEFDDYISRPKPNGYKSLHTVVIGDDGRAFEVQIRTQEMHQFAEYGVAAHWRYKEAGTRGYGGQFSANEKYDEKIAWLRQLLAWKDEVSEGEHGEKRAAQPWEQLRQATLDDDHIYVLTPQARVIPLPHGATPVDFAYHLHSELGHRCRGARVDGAMVPLNTPLQNGQTVEIVAVKEGGPSRDWLNPQLGYLQSHRARQKVRAWFNAVEVQEHIASGRAMVEKTLQREGKTSVNLDQLAAKLGFKTTDDLFSVVGKEEFSLRLVEQALHDAPPPEPVVEAPEQFEKRSSGASVARGASTGVLVVGVDALLTQLARCCRPAPPDDISGFVTRGKGMSIHRSDCPTFLRMADRAPERVLQTAWSADVMSGRGQSVYPVDLSIEATDRQGLLRDISEVFAREKMNVIGVKTQSRRNAAFMQFTVEVSNAAQIQRACTLLGEVTGVMRASRKN